The window TGTAGCTGTTGTTCGGGTAGTACAACAGCCTTCCTGAGGAATCGACTCCCAGGACGTCGGCGGCGCCGTCACCGCTCCAGTCGGCGGCCATGACGTGCTTGAAGGCCGCCCAACCGATCCCGATCTTCACCGGGGTGCTGAGACCGGAAAGGTTGTGCGGGTAGTACCAGAAGTCGCCGTTGGCGGCGACCCCCAGCACATCGGCGGCACCGTCACCACTGAAGTCGGACACCCGTTCGCCATCAGCTCCGGGCAGGTTGGTGGAAAGGGAGTTCTGGCTCACGGGCGCGGTGCCGGTGGGATAGTTGGTGCCGTTCTCCACGGTGTTGGGGATCTCGCGGCTGAGCTGGGAGTCGCAGTAGACGACGTTCCAGTGCAGGTGTGGACCGGTCACATTTCCGGTGGCGCCGGACGCGCCGATGTGCTGCCCCTGCGCCACCCATTGCCCTCTGTCGACGATGGTGGTGCTGAGGTGGGCGTACTGGGAGCATCGATTGTTGCCGTGGTCGATCAGCGCGATTATGCCTCCGCCGCTGCTCCATCCCTCGTAGCGGACGGTGCCGGCGGCCGAGGCGACGATCGGGGTGCCCTGCGGCATGGCGAAGTCGACGGCATGTCGGTTGTAGCCGTCGTTGTGGGAGTAGCCGCTCCCGGGGGTCTGGGTGATGGTGTACGCGTGTCCAGCCCGGTAGGGCAGCTTGAATGGTGCGCCACTGCCGGCGAGCGCGGACCCCTGAGGAACCAGGATTCCGAGCACGGCGACAAGCGCAGCCATGCTGACTGCGATATTCCGACGCAAGTGAGCCTCCATGTACCTATGTGGAATATCGACCTTGCAGCCGCAACCCATGAGCCACGGACCTTCGGGCGCGATCTGGCCCAGAGGGTGTCCCAACGAGGCCGAGACTGTCAAGATCGCCAATGGCTCTATGCGTCGTCGCCGCCCGGGGCCTGACCGTACGCACCGACTGACCGCGAGGGGGCACCATGGACGCCGACGCCGACGCCGTCCCGACCGGCAGCGCGGAGACGATCCTCGTCTGCGTCCGGGGCAACTCAGGCTCGGGCAAGAGCAGCATCGCCCGGGAGTTGCGGCGTCGGCACGGCCGGGGCTGTGCGCTGGTCGAACAGGACTACCTGCGCCGCATCGTGTTGCGCGAGCGCGACAAGCCCGGCGGCGTGGCCCCGGCGTTGATCGAACAGACCGTACGGTTCGCGCTCGACCACGGTTACCACGTCGTGCTGGAGGGCATCCTGCACACCGGCCGCCACCGGGCCGTCCTGACGGCGCTGCGGGACGGTCACCGGGGGCGGTCGCTCTTCGTCTACCTCGACGTGTCCCTGCCTGAGACCCTGCGCCGGCACCTGACGCGCCCGCAGGCTGGCGAGTTCACCGCCGCGCAGATGAGCGGCTGGTACGCGGCCCACGACGTCCTCGGCTGGCCCGACGAACTCGTCCTCCCGGAGGCCACCACGCTGGAGGACGCCGTCCAGGTCGTCGCCGCGGCCGCCGGGCTGCCCCAGACCGGAGGCGACGTCGACGCGCTCCCGATCGTCCCGTAGCCCACGCGAGGCGTTCCCGCTGCCCTGCGGGCGGGCCACCGGCGACCTGCCCTGCGGGCGGGCCACCGGCGACCTCGCCGATCCGCCCGGACCGACCCCGGTGAGCTGTGACTCTCCGCTGCGGTCGAGCAGGTCCGTCATCTGGGTGGGGCGGCCACACCGCGACGGTTCGTCTCGCCTGCGGGAGGCGCGGGCGGCAGGATCATTCCCGCCCGCTTGACGGAACGCAGGGCGACGGCCACGTCCGCGTGCTGGAGGCCGGGGAGTTGGCCGATGGTGCCGGACAGGAACTCGTAGAGGGCGGCGTCGCTCTCCAGCGCGATCTCGCCGCACAGGTTCCGGTCCCCCGTCGTCGCGGAGATCATGAGTACGGCGGGGTGTGCGGCGAGCAGTTCGCCGGCCTGTCCGAGCTGCGTGGGGTTGACGCTGAGGGTGACGAAGGCGTTCACCGCGAGCCCGACGAGG is drawn from Micromonospora sp. NBC_01740 and contains these coding sequences:
- a CDS encoding kinase is translated as MDADADAVPTGSAETILVCVRGNSGSGKSSIARELRRRHGRGCALVEQDYLRRIVLRERDKPGGVAPALIEQTVRFALDHGYHVVLEGILHTGRHRAVLTALRDGHRGRSLFVYLDVSLPETLRRHLTRPQAGEFTAAQMSGWYAAHDVLGWPDELVLPEATTLEDAVQVVAAAAGLPQTGGDVDALPIVP
- a CDS encoding peptidoglycan DD-metalloendopeptidase family protein, with translation MAALVAVLGILVPQGSALAGSGAPFKLPYRAGHAYTITQTPGSGYSHNDGYNRHAVDFAMPQGTPIVASAAGTVRYEGWSSGGGIIALIDHGNNRCSQYAHLSTTIVDRGQWVAQGQHIGASGATGNVTGPHLHWNVVYCDSQLSREIPNTVENGTNYPTGTAPVSQNSLSTNLPGADGERVSDFSGDGAADVLGVAANGDFWYYPHNLSGLSTPVKIGIGWAAFKHVMAADWSGDGAADVLGVDSSGRLLYYPNNSYKLSGYTQIGNGWAAFKHVMAADWSGDGAADVLGVDASGNLWYYPHNGTGLGNPVKIGYGWATFKHVMAADWSGDGAADILGVDANGNLWYYPHNGTGLGNPVKIGYGWATFKHVMAADWSGDGAADILGVDANGNLWYYPHNGTGLGNPVKIGNGWAAFLHVM